In the genome of Bacillus sp. S3, one region contains:
- the thiE gene encoding thiamine phosphate synthase, protein MIHLKDELSVYFIMGSPNCLKDPKEVLEEAIAGGITLFQFREKGKGALTDSAKYTLAKELQAICQENQIPFIVNDDIELALEIGADGVHIGQEDEPVKAVREKIGGKILGVSVHTTEEAMTAHRDGADYFGIGPIYPTRTKEDAKPSKGTSLIETLRKNGITVPIVGIGGIIAENASPVIEAGADGVSVITAISQADSPIAAAMALKNTIEEAKRNEQNV, encoded by the coding sequence ATGATTCATTTAAAAGACGAATTAAGCGTTTATTTTATTATGGGCAGTCCGAATTGTTTGAAGGACCCAAAGGAGGTCTTAGAAGAAGCAATTGCAGGCGGGATCACCCTATTTCAATTCCGTGAAAAGGGAAAAGGAGCCTTAACAGATTCCGCAAAATATACCCTGGCAAAAGAACTTCAAGCGATTTGTCAGGAGAACCAGATTCCCTTCATTGTCAATGATGATATCGAGCTCGCACTCGAGATTGGGGCAGACGGTGTTCATATTGGGCAGGAGGATGAGCCGGTGAAAGCAGTGAGGGAAAAGATTGGCGGCAAAATCCTCGGGGTATCCGTCCATACGACAGAAGAAGCGATGACGGCACATAGGGATGGGGCAGATTATTTTGGAATCGGACCAATTTATCCAACGAGAACTAAGGAAGATGCAAAGCCATCGAAAGGAACCAGCCTGATAGAAACTCTGAGAAAAAATGGAATCACCGTACCGATCGTTGGAATCGGCGGCATCATCGCTGAAAATGCCAGTCCTGTTATTGAGGCAGGGGCAGATGGAGTTTCGGTGATTACCGCCATAAGTCAGGCAGATTCGCCTATAGCAGCAGCCATGGCATTAAAAAATACAATCGAGGAGGCAAAAAGAAATGAACAAAACGTATAA
- a CDS encoding agmatinase family protein, translating to MKSFLYPKLIPPAFTWIRPEGGAVISKVHEWIQPLTDESDAEKSKDADFVMVGVPLSRSSISASGASEFPDAFRRAWKGFTTYNLDEDVDLSSRKAIDAGDVPMHVTDIRRCHDNIIQASAALRGHFPESKVCAIGGDHSITAMMIKGMHQARPDEKIGIIQFDTHFDLRDLSDNGPSNGTPMRNLIESGVVKGSDMYNIGLHGFFNTKDLKQYADEKGVNYITLRNARRAGIEETVRRSLEELSARVDTIYLTVDMDVLDIAYAPGVPASTPGGMTTAELLEGVLTAAKHPKVGAMDIVCLDPQKDTAVQPTVKLGTHVFLTFLTGAMMR from the coding sequence ATGAAGAGCTTTCTCTATCCTAAATTGATTCCGCCAGCTTTTACATGGATAAGGCCTGAGGGCGGGGCGGTAATTTCCAAGGTCCACGAATGGATTCAGCCGCTAACTGACGAATCTGATGCAGAAAAAAGCAAGGATGCCGACTTTGTCATGGTCGGCGTCCCGCTTTCCCGTTCATCTATTAGTGCATCTGGCGCTTCGGAATTTCCCGACGCCTTCCGCCGTGCTTGGAAGGGGTTTACTACGTACAATTTAGATGAGGATGTGGATTTATCGTCAAGGAAAGCGATCGATGCAGGTGACGTGCCGATGCACGTCACGGATATCCGCCGCTGCCATGACAATATTATTCAAGCTTCAGCGGCACTCCGCGGCCACTTCCCGGAGTCAAAAGTGTGTGCCATTGGCGGCGATCACTCGATTACAGCGATGATGATTAAAGGGATGCATCAGGCACGACCAGACGAGAAAATTGGGATTATCCAGTTTGATACCCATTTTGATTTACGGGATCTGTCGGATAATGGACCATCTAACGGTACACCAATGCGGAACCTGATTGAAAGCGGAGTTGTCAAAGGATCCGATATGTACAACATTGGTTTACATGGGTTTTTCAATACGAAGGATTTAAAGCAGTATGCTGATGAAAAAGGCGTCAACTATATTACGCTTCGCAATGCAAGGCGGGCAGGCATAGAAGAAACAGTCCGCCGCAGTTTAGAAGAATTGTCGGCAAGGGTGGATACGATTTATTTAACCGTTGATATGGATGTACTCGATATTGCCTATGCACCGGGGGTACCGGCATCAACACCGGGAGGCATGACAACAGCAGAACTGCTGGAAGGAGTACTAACAGCTGCCAAACACCCCAAAGTGGGCGCAATGGACATCGTCTGCCTCGACCCGCAAAAAGACACCGCCGTCCAGCCAACCGTAAAACTCGGCACCCACGTATTTTTAACCTTTCTCACAGGGGCAATGATGAGATAG
- a CDS encoding glycosyltransferase family 4 protein, with the protein MKVLVIWRLLTVGGVNAGWRNRSIYFKQHGIETEFLYTTDHGGLHIMQDVAQVYLTKDEQEIITIIKKNAYDAIIVVDTGAAYKWIRKAKYKGPVIVEARTPELIKLMPHLKSFKGIRPELIVVPSQYQKRLVSILTNDIPIHVIYNGVDTTFFRSLSTEEIDFDSAPTLPKGKKIIGWIGRLDKRKNWPMLLEVAKVMKSERSDIEIWIIGGAQSVQREEFKAAWQEEGLTDIIKWFPVIPYQQMPHVYAKIRQSGGCTLATTKSESFGNTFIESMICGVPVVASRMMPVTELVEEGETGLLYRGQNVEDAVKQLYEILDDPVKHQQMSQAAIDRVQQYFSIQAVANDYIDLIKNIIHLNNGAAGEVDAT; encoded by the coding sequence ATGAAGGTATTAGTAATCTGGCGGCTCCTCACTGTTGGCGGGGTAAATGCCGGATGGAGAAACCGCTCGATTTATTTTAAACAGCATGGTATAGAAACTGAATTTTTATATACGACAGATCACGGCGGACTTCATATTATGCAGGATGTCGCACAAGTATATTTAACAAAGGATGAGCAAGAGATTATTACCATTATCAAAAAAAACGCATATGACGCCATCATTGTGGTCGACACAGGTGCAGCCTATAAATGGATCCGAAAAGCCAAGTATAAGGGTCCGGTTATTGTCGAAGCAAGGACCCCAGAGCTGATTAAGCTCATGCCCCACCTTAAGTCATTTAAAGGAATACGGCCAGAATTAATCGTTGTTCCTTCACAGTATCAAAAACGATTGGTGTCTATTTTGACAAATGATATTCCCATCCATGTCATCTACAACGGGGTGGATACCACTTTTTTCCGTTCGCTATCCACCGAGGAAATCGATTTCGACAGTGCTCCAACACTGCCGAAAGGTAAAAAAATAATTGGCTGGATCGGTAGATTGGACAAACGTAAAAACTGGCCGATGCTGCTTGAAGTGGCAAAAGTGATGAAAAGTGAACGCAGCGATATTGAAATATGGATTATTGGCGGAGCTCAAAGTGTCCAGCGCGAAGAATTTAAAGCCGCCTGGCAAGAGGAAGGACTCACTGACATCATCAAATGGTTTCCGGTTATCCCCTACCAGCAAATGCCGCATGTATATGCGAAAATCCGCCAATCCGGAGGCTGCACACTTGCGACAACCAAATCTGAATCATTTGGAAATACTTTTATTGAATCGATGATCTGCGGTGTGCCTGTTGTGGCTTCCAGAATGATGCCAGTAACTGAATTGGTTGAAGAGGGTGAGACGGGGCTGCTTTACCGAGGACAAAATGTCGAGGATGCGGTCAAGCAGTTATATGAAATCCTTGATGATCCCGTCAAACATCAACAAATGTCACAGGCAGCCATCGACCGTGTGCAGCAATATTTTTCCATTCAAGCTGTGGCGAATGATTATATTGATTTGATAAAAAATATCATCCACCTGAATAATGGTGCGGCTGGCGAGGTGGATGCAACATGA
- the thiD gene encoding bifunctional hydroxymethylpyrimidine kinase/phosphomethylpyrimidine kinase, whose protein sequence is MKRALTIAGSDSGGGAGIQADLKTFQELEVFGMSALTAVTAQNTLGVHAVYPMTAKAVVEQIQAIGDDIGTDAVKTGMLFSAEIIEAVSMNLKNYHWNNVVVDPVMIAKGGASLLQEEAVSAMKNHLLPLAAVITPNIPEAEVLTGMSIRSPLDKREAAVKLCELGAKNVVIKGGHDENESESTDLLFDGNEFHYFTSKRIQTKNTHGTGCTFSAVITAELAKGSTIYNAVLTAKDFIQAAIEDGIAIGHGHGPTNHWAFQKRGKEMARL, encoded by the coding sequence ATGAAAAGGGCATTAACCATTGCGGGTTCAGATAGTGGCGGCGGTGCAGGAATTCAGGCTGATTTGAAAACGTTTCAGGAATTAGAGGTTTTCGGTATGTCTGCATTAACGGCTGTTACGGCGCAAAATACATTAGGGGTTCACGCAGTCTATCCGATGACGGCAAAAGCAGTTGTCGAACAAATTCAAGCAATTGGAGACGATATCGGAACGGATGCAGTAAAAACGGGCATGCTTTTTAGTGCAGAAATCATTGAAGCCGTTTCAATGAATCTCAAAAACTATCATTGGAACAACGTGGTGGTCGACCCTGTGATGATTGCGAAAGGCGGAGCCTCTCTATTACAGGAAGAGGCGGTTTCGGCTATGAAAAACCATTTACTACCCCTTGCTGCAGTGATTACACCGAATATTCCGGAAGCAGAGGTTTTGACAGGGATGTCCATTCGATCCCCCCTGGATAAACGGGAAGCCGCTGTAAAACTTTGCGAGTTAGGTGCAAAAAATGTCGTGATCAAGGGCGGTCATGATGAGAATGAATCTGAATCTACCGATTTATTATTTGACGGGAACGAATTCCACTACTTTACAAGTAAGCGCATTCAGACAAAAAATACACATGGAACGGGATGTACCTTCTCTGCGGTTATAACGGCGGAATTAGCGAAAGGCTCCACCATCTATAATGCCGTTTTAACTGCAAAGGATTTCATTCAAGCAGCGATTGAAGATGGTATTGCCATCGGCCACGGTCATGGTCCGACGAACCACTGGGCCTTTCAAAAGAGGGGAAAGGAGATGGCTAGGCTATGA
- a CDS encoding ABC transporter ATP-binding protein, translating to MNTCFGIWFTKERIGLSDATMLAIDELTYAFDPARPIFQKISLKVKPGEFVSVIGASGSGKSTLFKLIAGLIEPGAGEIRIHGENPGNRLGKVGYMPQKDLLIPWRSVLDNCFLPLEIAKENKQQRMPEIREWLERFGLAAVEQAYPDELSGGMRQRAAFLRTLMTGKDLLLLDEPFGALDSLTKRTMHSWLLGLWGELQKTVLFITHDLEEAILLSDRIYLLGQETLHEFKVSLPRPRNAEIIYQSELIMLRKELERLIQNEK from the coding sequence TTGAATACATGTTTTGGAATATGGTTTACGAAGGAGAGGATTGGCCTGTCTGACGCAACTATGTTAGCCATCGACGAACTTACATATGCATTTGATCCCGCGAGGCCGATTTTTCAAAAAATATCATTGAAAGTGAAACCGGGCGAATTTGTTTCGGTTATAGGCGCGAGCGGATCAGGAAAAAGCACGCTGTTTAAATTAATTGCCGGATTGATAGAGCCTGGTGCAGGGGAAATCAGGATTCATGGTGAAAATCCCGGAAACAGATTAGGCAAGGTGGGATATATGCCGCAAAAGGATTTGCTTATACCGTGGAGATCGGTGTTAGACAATTGTTTCCTGCCGCTGGAAATAGCGAAGGAAAATAAACAGCAAAGAATGCCTGAGATTCGCGAATGGCTGGAACGCTTTGGCTTGGCGGCGGTGGAGCAGGCCTATCCGGATGAGCTTTCCGGCGGGATGAGGCAGCGGGCTGCTTTTTTGAGGACACTCATGACAGGCAAAGATCTCTTATTGTTAGATGAACCGTTCGGGGCACTCGATTCGTTGACGAAACGAACGATGCACAGCTGGCTGCTTGGACTGTGGGGGGAATTACAAAAAACGGTACTGTTTATTACCCATGACCTAGAGGAGGCGATTCTGCTTAGTGACCGTATTTATTTGCTGGGGCAAGAAACGTTACATGAATTTAAAGTTAGCCTGCCGCGGCCAAGAAATGCGGAAATAATTTATCAATCTGAGTTGATCATGTTGAGAAAAGAACTGGAGCGGCTGATTCAAAATGAAAAGTAA
- the galU gene encoding UTP--glucose-1-phosphate uridylyltransferase GalU → MKIRKAIIPAAGLGTRFLPATKAVPKEMIPIVDKPTIQYIVEEAVASGIEEIIIITGRGKRSIEDHFDKSYELEDTLFKKNKIVDLEKIQQISSLAKVYYVRQKEPNGLGDAILCAKNIVGNEPFAVMLGDDMVISDVPCLKQLMNVFEYYNNSIVAIQNVPKLDVNKYGIIKPKGVMREPNIYSIESLIEKPKPEEAPSTLAVMGRYILNPEIFTILERLPFGQGNELQLTDAINELNKMQAVLACTFNGTRYDIGDKIGYIKATLDLALSRPDTQKEILTYMEKIVKRCQAP, encoded by the coding sequence ATGAAAATCCGAAAGGCCATTATTCCAGCTGCAGGCCTCGGGACTCGTTTTTTACCTGCAACGAAAGCAGTGCCAAAGGAAATGATTCCAATTGTTGATAAACCAACCATTCAATATATTGTCGAAGAGGCTGTAGCGTCGGGGATTGAGGAAATCATTATCATAACCGGCAGGGGAAAGCGGTCAATCGAGGATCACTTCGATAAATCCTATGAGCTCGAGGATACTCTATTTAAAAAGAATAAAATAGTGGACCTAGAGAAAATTCAACAAATATCCAGTTTAGCGAAAGTTTATTATGTCCGCCAAAAGGAACCTAATGGACTTGGCGATGCCATTCTTTGTGCTAAAAATATTGTTGGCAATGAACCATTTGCGGTTATGCTTGGCGATGATATGGTGATATCGGATGTTCCCTGCTTGAAGCAGCTGATGAATGTATTTGAGTATTATAATAATTCGATCGTCGCCATTCAGAACGTTCCGAAATTGGATGTGAATAAATATGGCATCATTAAGCCAAAAGGTGTGATGAGGGAGCCGAATATCTATTCAATTGAATCATTAATAGAAAAACCAAAACCGGAAGAAGCCCCGTCAACATTAGCCGTCATGGGGCGCTATATTTTAAACCCAGAGATTTTTACAATCTTGGAGCGGCTTCCATTTGGACAGGGTAACGAATTACAACTAACTGATGCCATAAACGAGCTAAATAAAATGCAGGCCGTCCTTGCCTGCACCTTCAACGGAACCCGCTACGACATCGGCGACAAAATCGGCTACATCAAAGCAACCCTCGACCTCGCCCTCAGCCGCCCCGACACCCAAAAAGAAATCCTGACTTATATGGAAAAAATAGTAAAACGGTGTCAGGCACCATAA
- a CDS encoding HipA family kinase, with protein sequence MMTPVAYQKKLEGKSNAHLITFNDGKDYVVKFFQPGFEKTLPNEWVGYCLARYLGLPVPFARIVDISEEFTSLVPELAKVQSTRYQFASLYIPDCLNGHQVSEVANIVNHQTLAGIVMLDYWLCNRDRTRKNILLRERESDEYQLWMIDQAEIFGTYNWLHADLENLPVEVLKSATHQLMAGFIDNEQRFTDHLKLIQTMPILLMEEIVSLIPDDWMVSREEKKAIVTTLVTRRKTILPKLMERFLKKVYQPFHANEN encoded by the coding sequence ATGATGACACCCGTTGCCTATCAAAAAAAACTGGAAGGCAAATCAAATGCTCATTTAATCACTTTTAATGATGGCAAGGACTATGTGGTTAAATTTTTTCAGCCTGGCTTTGAAAAAACATTGCCCAATGAATGGGTGGGCTATTGCTTGGCACGATACTTGGGACTACCAGTACCATTTGCCAGGATAGTGGATATCTCCGAGGAATTTACTTCGCTAGTTCCTGAGCTTGCCAAAGTACAATCAACCCGGTATCAATTCGCCTCATTGTACATTCCTGATTGCCTTAACGGTCATCAAGTTTCCGAAGTAGCCAATATTGTTAATCATCAGACCCTAGCAGGAATCGTTATGCTGGATTATTGGTTGTGTAATCGGGACCGTACCCGCAAAAATATTCTTTTGCGAGAAAGAGAGAGCGATGAGTATCAGTTATGGATGATTGATCAAGCCGAGATTTTCGGAACCTATAATTGGCTGCATGCTGATTTAGAAAATTTGCCGGTGGAAGTGTTGAAAAGCGCGACACACCAATTAATGGCGGGGTTTATTGATAATGAGCAAAGATTTACTGACCACCTTAAGTTGATTCAAACGATGCCGATTCTTTTAATGGAGGAAATTGTCTCGCTTATCCCTGATGACTGGATGGTTTCGCGTGAGGAGAAAAAGGCAATTGTTACTACGTTGGTAACGAGACGCAAAACGATTCTGCCGAAATTGATGGAAAGATTTTTAAAAAAGGTATACCAGCCATTCCATGCTAATGAAAATTAA
- the thiW gene encoding energy coupling factor transporter S component ThiW — translation MNKTYKLTLTAMMIAIGTLSSNLVAIPIGFTKVFPMQHFLNVLSAVLLGPYYAVAQAFCISLLRNLMGTGSVFAFPGSMAGALLASLLFYKTRKIYLAFIGEVIGTGIIGAILCYPLATLLLGKEATLFGFIPLFIFSSFAGALLGFVILTVFLRKKVWTLAGQSFKN, via the coding sequence ATGAACAAAACGTATAAATTGACACTGACAGCGATGATGATTGCGATCGGCACCCTATCTAGTAACCTAGTAGCGATTCCGATTGGATTTACCAAGGTTTTTCCGATGCAGCATTTTTTGAACGTTTTATCAGCGGTTCTTTTAGGCCCCTATTACGCCGTAGCACAGGCCTTTTGTATCTCTTTGTTAAGAAATCTCATGGGAACGGGTTCCGTTTTTGCCTTTCCCGGTAGTATGGCGGGTGCTTTGCTCGCATCCCTGTTATTTTACAAAACTAGAAAAATCTATTTAGCCTTTATTGGGGAAGTAATTGGAACGGGGATTATCGGTGCGATTCTTTGTTATCCACTGGCAACCCTGTTGCTCGGTAAAGAAGCAACCTTATTTGGATTTATTCCATTATTTATTTTTAGCTCATTTGCCGGGGCACTGCTCGGATTTGTGATATTAACTGTTTTCTTAAGAAAGAAAGTCTGGACCTTAGCGGGACAGTCTTTTAAAAACTAA
- the thiM gene encoding hydroxyethylthiazole kinase: MENNRLGQILEKVREVNPLVHNITNVVVTNFTANGLLALGASPVMANAIEEAADMAKIASSLVLNIGTLNAQTVEAMIAAGKAANVHGVPVIFDPVGAGATPYRTETAHRVMKEVKVAVIRGNAAEIANVVGEKWEIKGVDGGMAKGNITELAIQAAEILQCVVVITGKEDVVTDGTTTYIISNGHPILTKVTGTGCLLTSVIGAFAGVEKDLIQASVAALTCYGVAAEKAANQTAELGPGSFQIEFLNQLSLVSPEELDVHASFKKWNGGL; encoded by the coding sequence TTGGAGAACAACAGACTTGGTCAAATATTAGAAAAAGTTAGAGAGGTGAACCCGCTTGTCCATAATATCACGAATGTCGTGGTAACGAATTTCACAGCCAATGGATTGCTTGCCCTTGGCGCTTCACCGGTCATGGCGAATGCAATCGAAGAGGCAGCTGATATGGCGAAGATTGCGAGTTCACTAGTTCTGAATATTGGCACATTAAACGCGCAAACGGTCGAGGCGATGATCGCAGCCGGTAAAGCAGCCAATGTGCATGGGGTTCCAGTAATTTTTGACCCAGTTGGAGCTGGTGCAACTCCGTACCGAACGGAAACGGCGCACCGTGTGATGAAGGAAGTCAAGGTCGCCGTAATTAGAGGAAATGCAGCCGAAATCGCCAATGTCGTAGGTGAAAAGTGGGAGATAAAGGGCGTTGATGGAGGAATGGCTAAAGGGAATATTACAGAGCTTGCCATCCAAGCTGCTGAAATTTTACAGTGTGTGGTTGTCATAACTGGAAAGGAGGATGTCGTTACTGACGGAACAACAACGTATATCATCTCAAATGGACATCCGATTTTGACAAAAGTAACCGGTACAGGCTGCCTGTTAACTTCGGTGATTGGTGCATTTGCCGGAGTGGAAAAGGATCTCATCCAAGCTTCGGTCGCTGCATTAACCTGTTATGGTGTTGCAGCAGAAAAGGCTGCGAATCAAACAGCCGAGCTCGGGCCGGGCAGCTTTCAAATAGAATTTTTAAATCAATTATCGTTGGTTTCCCCTGAGGAATTGGATGTACATGCTTCTTTTAAAAAATGGAACGGAGGATTGTAG
- the hutI gene encoding imidazolonepropionase translates to MLELSKAIFIRNASQLVTLQGSSHAPLVREAMSELGIIEDGSVWIEDGVIQAVGKDEELFEKYADRLGEAEVVDASGKLVTPGLVDPHTHVVFAGSRENEFNMRLQGATYMEIMNAGGGIHATTRATQAATHEELFQASFGRLNQFLRHGVTTVEAKSGYGMEWETELKQLEVAKQLNEMHVIDVVSTFMGAHAVPKEYKENPDEFVRVLVEEMIPKVAELGLADFNDVFCEHGVFTPEQSRVILEAGKRHGLIPKIHADEIEPYEGAELAAEVGAISADHLLKASEKGMKAMAEKGVVGVLLPGTAYFLMAESANGRKMVDLGVPVALSTDCNPGSSPTVSLPFIMNLGCLKMGMMPAEVITATTINAAHAINRGHEIGSLEVGKKGDVTIFNIENYMKLQYSYGVNHTDTVVKNGRVVVRGGQLVNEELSLS, encoded by the coding sequence ATGTTGGAATTGAGTAAAGCCATTTTTATCAGAAATGCTTCTCAGCTCGTTACCTTACAGGGGAGTTCGCACGCTCCCCTTGTAAGGGAAGCGATGTCTGAGCTAGGAATTATTGAGGACGGCAGTGTGTGGATTGAGGACGGTGTGATTCAGGCAGTCGGTAAGGATGAAGAACTGTTCGAAAAATATGCTGATCGTCTTGGTGAAGCAGAAGTGGTGGATGCAAGCGGCAAGCTTGTGACGCCAGGTCTTGTTGATCCCCATACACATGTAGTGTTCGCCGGAAGCAGGGAAAATGAATTCAATATGCGTCTCCAGGGTGCAACGTACATGGAAATCATGAACGCGGGCGGGGGCATCCATGCAACAACAAGGGCGACTCAGGCTGCGACACATGAAGAACTTTTTCAAGCAAGCTTTGGGCGGTTAAATCAGTTTCTGCGCCACGGAGTCACAACGGTTGAAGCAAAAAGCGGCTACGGAATGGAATGGGAAACCGAACTGAAGCAGCTTGAAGTTGCGAAGCAGTTAAATGAAATGCATGTCATTGATGTGGTTTCTACCTTTATGGGGGCACATGCGGTGCCAAAGGAATATAAAGAAAATCCCGACGAGTTCGTACGCGTGCTCGTGGAAGAAATGATTCCCAAGGTGGCGGAGCTTGGCCTTGCGGATTTTAATGATGTATTTTGTGAGCATGGCGTGTTTACACCGGAGCAGTCAAGGGTGATTTTGGAAGCAGGAAAGCGTCATGGATTAATTCCAAAGATTCACGCTGACGAGATTGAGCCATACGAAGGCGCAGAGCTTGCAGCGGAAGTAGGCGCCATTTCTGCAGACCATTTACTTAAGGCGTCGGAAAAAGGAATGAAGGCGATGGCCGAAAAGGGAGTGGTCGGAGTATTGCTTCCGGGAACAGCTTACTTTTTAATGGCAGAGTCGGCAAATGGCCGGAAAATGGTCGATTTAGGGGTGCCTGTTGCCCTGTCTACTGATTGTAACCCTGGCTCGTCACCAACCGTTTCCCTGCCATTTATTATGAATCTTGGTTGTCTAAAAATGGGGATGATGCCGGCTGAAGTGATTACAGCCACTACAATCAATGCGGCCCATGCGATTAATCGCGGCCATGAAATTGGCAGTTTAGAAGTTGGAAAAAAAGGCGATGTGACGATTTTTAACATCGAGAATTATATGAAGCTTCAATACTCTTATGGGGTTAACCATACCGATACAGTGGTGAAAAATGGCCGGGTAGTTGTTAGAGGAGGTCAGTTAGTTAATGAAGAGCTTTCTCTATCCTAA
- a CDS encoding ABC transporter permease, which translates to MKSNWKKWVGDYGLFLLVSILILSAWELAVRKGMVPSFILPAPSAIGAALVENRQLLLEEHLPATLKEVVIGFGISLTGGLLLGVGMHFSRALEKVLYPFLVISQTIPLIAISPIFIMWFGYSIWSKIAVTILIAIFPIVVSTYDGLKAGGREYRELLLTMGANRWVIFKKIQLPMALPSILSGLKMSVVYCVVGATIGEWLGASEGLGYFSRRMSGNLQADAVFAAIFLLSLLGIVLFLLIRLLEKQLLKNKVRY; encoded by the coding sequence ATGAAAAGTAATTGGAAAAAGTGGGTAGGGGATTATGGATTATTTCTACTTGTATCCATCTTGATATTGAGCGCCTGGGAGTTAGCGGTAAGGAAAGGTATGGTTCCATCCTTTATCTTGCCTGCTCCCTCGGCAATTGGGGCGGCTCTTGTAGAAAACCGTCAGCTCTTATTGGAGGAGCATTTACCGGCCACTCTTAAAGAGGTTGTCATTGGATTTGGAATTTCATTAACGGGTGGCCTCCTGCTTGGCGTCGGGATGCATTTTTCGCGGGCATTAGAAAAAGTGCTGTATCCGTTCCTCGTCATTTCTCAGACCATTCCGCTGATTGCGATTTCACCGATTTTCATCATGTGGTTCGGTTATTCGATTTGGAGTAAAATCGCCGTAACCATTTTAATCGCTATTTTTCCAATCGTCGTTAGTACATATGATGGGCTGAAGGCGGGGGGAAGGGAATACCGGGAATTACTGCTGACAATGGGGGCAAATCGCTGGGTTATTTTTAAAAAAATTCAGCTGCCAATGGCTTTGCCGTCGATTTTGTCCGGGTTAAAAATGTCAGTGGTGTATTGTGTTGTAGGGGCAACCATCGGAGAATGGCTGGGCGCGAGTGAGGGTTTAGGCTATTTCAGCAGACGAATGTCAGGGAACTTGCAAGCAGACGCCGTTTTTGCCGCCATTTTCCTGCTTTCGTTACTGGGCATTGTCCTGTTTTTATTGATTCGTTTATTAGAAAAACAGCTATTGAAAAATAAAGTGCGCTACTAG
- a CDS encoding glutaredoxin family protein produces the protein MKNEQIIVYTTNDCIECMMVKQVLTNEGIAFEVRNVADSPAYQKEVEKYGFLGVPVTVLGDRAIKGFTNELKELMELASGGKE, from the coding sequence ATGAAGAACGAGCAGATTATCGTCTATACCACGAATGATTGTATTGAATGTATGATGGTTAAACAGGTACTTACCAACGAAGGGATTGCTTTTGAAGTAAGGAATGTTGCTGACAGCCCAGCTTATCAAAAGGAAGTAGAGAAATACGGCTTCCTCGGAGTTCCCGTAACGGTCCTTGGCGACCGGGCTATAAAGGGTTTTACCAATGAGCTTAAAGAACTGATGGAATTGGCAAGTGGCGGTAAAGAGTAG
- the tenA gene encoding thiaminase II, protein MKFSQQLYESVKEIWEQTHLHPFVDGIGTGDLPVESFIRYMKQDYVFLIDYSKLFALGAVKARDLDTMAVFAKLLHETLHGEMELHRGYATRFGITRNELEETKPTPTNLAYTRYMLNVAQNGSLEELISALLPCMWSYWEISKMLADKYPQASAHPLYGDWIKMYTSDEFGSLAVWLIELLDQLTDGKSARELVLLEEHFLTTSRFEYMFWNMVYEGEDWPV, encoded by the coding sequence ATGAAATTTTCACAGCAACTTTATGAAAGCGTAAAAGAAATATGGGAACAGACCCATCTCCATCCTTTTGTGGACGGAATCGGCACGGGCGACCTGCCTGTGGAATCATTCATCCGTTATATGAAACAGGATTATGTGTTTTTAATCGATTATTCCAAGCTTTTTGCTTTAGGGGCAGTCAAGGCGAGGGACCTCGACACGATGGCTGTTTTTGCAAAACTGCTTCATGAGACACTGCATGGCGAAATGGAATTGCACCGTGGGTATGCGACAAGATTCGGAATTACTCGTAATGAGCTGGAAGAAACAAAACCAACACCCACCAACTTAGCCTATACACGGTATATGCTAAATGTCGCGCAGAACGGATCGCTTGAGGAATTAATCTCAGCACTTCTGCCGTGTATGTGGAGCTATTGGGAGATTAGCAAAATGCTAGCAGATAAATACCCCCAAGCTAGCGCGCATCCTTTGTATGGTGATTGGATAAAAATGTATACGTCAGATGAATTTGGTTCGTTGGCCGTCTGGCTGATAGAGTTATTAGATCAGTTGACAGATGGCAAGTCAGCCCGCGAATTAGTTCTCTTGGAAGAACATTTCCTGACGACCTCCCGCTTTGAATACATGTTTTGGAATATGGTTTACGAAGGAGAGGATTGGCCTGTCTGA